From the genome of Bactrocera oleae isolate idBacOlea1 chromosome 2, idBacOlea1, whole genome shotgun sequence, one region includes:
- the LOC106615214 gene encoding uncharacterized protein isoform X1 → MATINSVQKSIHLPLTSLSSPRVLMCSASVGTEGSVTLQLRDSSDSNQSPAQTSLENALTIGYPDPEMLADVFGSLQTASFKNHSSALVSTSSTTITNHNTNPISSNSSNCNNNKTTKTLTNGTSSAPSNSSISTSTSAPANKVTISRRNQTSVATVTTTNAATTTAHTTAKSSVQTVSTATNTTNKTTSSYVKNCLIRSSSCSNTNNVTSLAQIMSNSSTSSSSSLLNHSNTNSNSNCSSNSNFSSSSSSNDSIVSVNSNNSGGGVLKSGGSSKSVTASAATGATLKKNRTKLSSPTRHGPQQCQICSKIFGNASALAKHKLTHSDERKYVCAMCSKAFKRQDHLNGHMMTHRNKKPYECKAEGCGKSYCDARSLRRHTENHHSGIITPQNQTLSPTSSTPNGLSLSPATASGDASSPDGATCIRTYISTGGSIVDAATGVALTEDQIKAINLPIKTGVTLLSPTSTSSASSVSGVSLPASSPTISLAETSIVDAGEGLTREQLDLISKIMQQTKQTSAQVTVSSPTSVNSYKVDTNPSSSTLGGTGSHHAVSGSSGRPRTWNMQLLNTQNVSIAVDESNSDATSSTATSPIEAKEEEVNQQFVAAINPHLLNIVKMDQKQVECNLCHRKFKNIPALNGHMRLHGGYFKKDPETKKTEKKEPSGPPLQTASIGVRALIEEKIISKRKDMNKGAFVVPAPPSSVSSTSTIRRSISDLESFLSPKSHSHNGNIGGGNGVNSSNNNTSSQNSPTATTTTMLPAATTIKNFSGGTLGLQQIGISQGIEIFSAKQQKTVGNVSHSLGMGLSAALQANSATMNPSTMKSAATTNTTTTKGTSTDPKDSTLIELLKRGTRIAVTAKKPLNSTNPITNMGSSSSNNGNGGSRQIITNNNRTVIIPSDVQVLPTRMAKSNANVLRSSTPASLALNDTTPLSLTISQSGDGSLGGDVYTVTYSSDTSGFFDDAEVYNVADTDMLLQTVDSMQLLNDDSQQLKSEHSEQFGSVTGVGITEGDQTDNSGNCIQAEYLKLEADGSVNAMPTTLPTFQQFHSKELIMQNSAQIQAVTSMRANAHQLGTLSSPINSPLAYPTPPSSHENMTQSSPYVDDGHQYSEVTNAFFNEKCSADFLTQSATEVTFFKSNDNQHELTDTEKILKLKTVLEESAFDGSIKVEDLLNGTQDDDTECDLRDFAESNLAFLDEDQEFLNDSRNATSPLPESFFTGSIGTAEEVKEVLRDVLPDENINLNCEEQSGENIIDLYYLPGLGLQSQMMPNSDDPLLSSSPRDFGQQRGQIIQTTQQVHVQPQQQSQQSLPQSQQLQHTTQQMLYAQQMEHQMQQQQQQQQQTSTGGDYVGNQLAMAMQQTVGDGNDTPATLQYNLQNLPQVQNQQQYIDVNTPIQHVSTLDGGILQQQLVFTGSTDKQEIHITGQQGDMSLLSAGSSINTDTNIYFASNSSNSNNSMSALQQIGNQSSACNLPISSSSCQLPAASTVISTLQPLSNQTNSILKRRLRPHNSSDCSTSQSFAKYHPLSPYRSKLRKPSRTHYTPAPILNPDRKGVGLYCSVRKQLNTGLLGFDSFDDDFDDPVGLVDFSDESKVNLGSAYQAQVPPCRERIHSAGSDAATDGELCKTTSCFDVEEPVGAEQLWDPTVQTDEKILMRYIDLSKSSAVPLGSHTEEVALHTLLKAQGNMAAAVLTLLQTPSNAFQMKWSATELEVFLKGLERHGKDFGRISLELGTKTSGECVHMYYFWKKLCVDYKVSHLKTETPPPPPMNDPKPYVCEVPDCSASFTSKAALHGHTRIHTYGRNANSHHNNNNNNNHNNNATSNTTNPNGATAVGSTSVVQQTNGCASQTQSQTGVGGASASGALPKDASQSGVPGAASTAKEIDFPCKVCGKVFNKVKSRSAHMKTHRVQEQQQQQQQQQQQQHQQQLSAEANTRSNNTVASAQNQQLSANQSHHHQQQQQSSIEQKS, encoded by the exons CAACAGCAGCATCTCCACGTCCACCTCCGCACCTGCGAACAAAGTCACAATCAGTCGTCGCAATCAAACCAGCGTggcaacagtaacaacaacaaacgccgCAACAACAACGGCGCACACGACGGCCAAGTCATCCGTGCAAACGGTGTCCACAGCAACGAATACCACCAACAAGACGACCAGCAGCTACGTCAAGAATTGCCTGATACGCAGCAGCAGTtgcagcaacaccaacaacgTCACCTCGTTGGCACAGATAATGAGCAATAGCAGCACGAGCAGCTCATCGTCGCTACTGAATCATAGCAACAcgaacagcaacagcaattgcAGCAGCAACAGTAATTTTAGTTCGTCGAGCAGCAGCAACGACAGCATAGTCAgtgtcaacagcaacaacagtggCGGCGGCGTTCTGAAGAGCGGCGGCAGCAGCAAAAGTGTCACGGCGAGCGCTGCGACGGGCGCGACGCTCAAGAAGAATCGCACCAAATTATCTTCTCCAACGCGTCATGGACCACAACAGTGCCAG ATCTGTAGTAAAATCTTTGGAAATGCGTCAGCGCTGGCGAAGCACAAACTGACGCACAGCGACGAGCGGAAATACGTGTGTGCGATGTGTTCGAAGGCGTTTAAGCGACAAGATCACTT AAATGGCCACATGATGACACATCGCAACAAAAAGCCATACGAATGCAAAGCTGAGGGCTGCGGCAAATCATACTGTGATGCACGTTCCCTGCGCCGTCACACCGAGAATCATCATTCGGGCATAATAACACCACAAAATCAAACACTTTCACCAACCTCGAGCACACCGAACGGCCTAAGTCTTTCACCGGCCACAGCAAGTG GGGATGCCAGTTCACCGGACGGTGCTACATGCATACGCACTTACATCTCTACAGGTGGCAGTATTGTTGATGCGGCCACCGGAGTTGCGCTAACCGAAGACCAAATAAAAGCCATCAATTTGCCCATTAAGACCGGTGTCACTCTGCTTTCGCCCACTTCAACGTCGTCTGCGTCATCTGTGAGTGGCGTTTCGTTGCCCGCCTCGTCACCTACGATTTCCCTCGCCGAGACGAGTATTGTGGACGCCGGTGAGGGTTTGACGCGCGAGCAATTAGATTTGATCAGTAAGATTATGCAACAGACGAAGCAAACGAGCGCACAGGTGACGGTCTCTTCACCTACCAGCGTTAATTCTTACAAAGTAGACACAAATCCATCTTCGTCTACACTTGGTGGGACGGGATCACATCATGCAGTGAGCGGTTCATCGGGTCGACCGCGTACATGGAACATGCAACTA TTAAACACGCAAAATGTATCCATAGCTGTCGATGAGTCCAATTCCGATGCGACGTCTAGCACAGCAACATCGCCCATTGAAGCCAAAGAAGAGGAGGTTAATCAACAATTTGTGGCCGCCATTAATCCGCATCTCTTGAATATTGTCAAGATGGATCAGAAGCAAGTAGAATGCAATTTGTGTCACCGCAAGTTTAAGAATATACCAGCACTCAACGGACATATGCGGCTCCATGGAGGCTATTTTAAAAAAGACCCCGAGACCAAAAAGACCGAAAAGAAAGAGCCCAGCGGTCCACCGCTGCAGACAGCCAGTATTGGCGTGCGTGCGCTGATCGAAGAGAAAATCATCAGTAAACGCAAAGATATGAACAAG GGTGCCTTCGTAGTTCCTGCACCACCTAGTAGCGTGTCCAGCACTTCCACAATCCGACGATCGATTAGCGATCTAGAAAGTTTCCTTAGTCCCAAATCACACAGCCACAATGGCAACATCGGCGGCGGTAATGGTGTCAACAGTAGTAACAACAACACATCTAGTCAGAATTCGCCCACCGCCACCACAACGACTATGCTACCTGCCGCAACTACAATCAAAAATTTCAGTGGTGGCACATTGGGCTTGCAGCAAATCGGCATTTCGCAGGGTATCGAAATTTTTAGCGCAAAGCAACAGAAGACAGTTGGTAATGTGAGCCATAGTTTGGGTATGGGCTTGAGTGCCGCTCTCCAAGCGAACAGTGCAACGATGAATCCGTCAACGATGAAATCTGCAGCAACGACAAATACAACGACTACCAAGGGAACTTCGACCGATCCGAAAGACTCTACACTCATTGAGTTATTGAAGCGCGGAACGCGCATCGCCGTCACTGCCAAGAAGCCACTAAACAGTACAAACCCAATAACAAATATGGGAAGCAGTAGCAGTAATAACGGCAATGGCGGATCGCGTCAAATAATCACCAACAACAATCGCACTGTGATTATACCGTCCGACGTGCAGGTTCTACCCACCCGTATGGCCAAGTCGAATGCTAATGTCTTGCGATCTTCTACCCCCGCCAGCCTTGCTCTGAACGACACGACGCCACTATCACTCACCATATCGCAGAGTGGTGACGGCAGTTTAGGTGGTGATGTGTATACGGTCACTTATAGCAGTGACACCTCGGGATTTTTTGATGATGCCGAGGTCTATAATGTCGCTGACACGGATATGTTGCTGCAGACAGTAGATTCAATGCAGTTACTCAACGATGACTCGCAACAATTAAAAAGCGAACATTCCGAACAATTTGGCTCTGTGACTGGCGTGGGGATCACGGAAGGCGATCAAACCGACAATAGCGGTAATTGCATTCAAGCCGAATACTTGAAGTTAGAAGCCGACGGTAGTGTCAATGCTATGCCCACCACTTTACCTACTTTCCAACAATTTCATTCCAAGGAGTTAATCATGCAAAATAGTGCCCAGATACAGGCTGTGACTAGCATGCGTGCCAACGCGCATCAACTGGGTACATTATCCTCACCTATAAATTCTCCGCTCGCATATCCAACGCCACCCTCCAGTCATGAAAATATGACGCAATCGTCGCCCTACGTCGATGATGGACACCAGTATTCCGAAGTCACAAACGCTTTCTTCAATGAGAAATGCAGCGCCGATTTCCTCACGCAGTCCGCAACCGAAGTGACTTTCTTCAAAAGCAACGACAATCAGCATGAGCTCACCGACACcgagaaaatattgaaattgaagACCGTGTTGGAGGAGAGCGCTTTCGATGGTTCCATTAAGGTAGAAGATTTACTGAATGGTACGCAGGATGATGACACCGAATGTGATTTACGTGACTTTGCTGAAAGCAATCTGGCATTCTTGGATGAAGACCAGGAGTTTCTGAATGATTCGCGGAATGCAACTTCGCCTTTACCCGAATCATTTTTCACCGGCAGTATTGGTACAGCCGAAGAAGTGAAAGAGGTATTGCGCGATGTGTTACCCGATGAAAATATCAATCTGAATTGCGAAGAGCAATCGGGTGAGAATATTATTGACTTGTATTATTTGCCGGGTTTGGGCTTACAATCGCAAATGATGCCCAATTCGGATGACCCGCTCTTATCCTCATCTCCGAGAGATTTCGGTCAGCAGCGGGGACAAATTATACAAACGACGCAGCAGGTTCATGTTCAGCCGCAACAACAAAGTCAACAATCGCTACCACAATCGCAGCAATTGCAGCATACTACACAGCAAATGCTGTACGCGCAGCAAATGGAACATcaaatgcaacagcaacagcaacagcagcaacaaacatCTACCGGTGGAGACTACGTTGGTAATCAATTAGCAATGGCAATGCAACAAACAGTCGGGGACGGTAATGACACACCCGCGACGCTACAGTACAATCTACAAAATCTACCGCAAGTACAAAACCAGCAACAATACATTGACGTAAACACACCGATTCAGCATGTTTCCACGCTTGATGGTGGCATATTACAGCAGCAGCTAGTCTTTACAGGTTCGACCGACAAACAGGAAATACATATAACAGGACAACAAGGCGATATGAGTCTTCTGTCCGCCGGTAGCTCCATTAATACCGACACCAATATCTACTTCGCCAGCAACTCCAGTAATTCCAACAACTCAATGTCCGCTTTGCAACAAATAGGCAATCAGTCGAGTGCCTGCAATCTGCCTATCTCATCGTCCTCATGTCAGCTACCTGCGGCTTCTACAGTAATTTCTACGCTGCAACCCCTCTCCAACCAAACCAATTCCATACTGAAGCGTCGTCTGCGACCGCACAATTCCAGTGACTGCAGCACTTCACAAAGTTTTGCCAAATATCATCCGCTCTCACCGTATCGCTCCAAATTGCGCAAACCTTCGCGTACGCATTATACACCGGCGCCTATACTTAATCCCGATCGTAAAGGTGTCGGACTGTATTGCAGTGTGCGCAAGCAACTCAACACGGGCCTGCTTGGTTTCGATAGCTTTGACGATGATTTTGATGATCCGGTGGGTTTAGTCGACTTTTCGGATGAATCAAAGGTCAATCTGGGCTCGGCGTATCAAGCACAAGTACCGCCTTGTCGAGAGCGCATTCACAGTGCGGGTAGCGATGCTGCAACCGATGGTGAGCTGTGCAAAACCACATCTTGTTTCGACGTCGAAGAGCCTGTGGGTGCGGAGCAATTGTGGGACCCCACCGTACAAACAGATGAGAAGATTTTGATGCGCTACATTGACCTGAGCAAATCATCGGCAGTGCCGCTGGGCAGTCACACCGAAGAAGTAGCGCTGCACACACTACTCAAAGCACAAGGAAATATGGCTGCGGCAGTACTAACTCTACTTCAAACACCGTCGAATGCATTCCAGATGAAATGGTCCGCTACCGAATTGGAGGTGTTCTTAAAAGGACTGGAACGCCATGGCAAAGATTTTGGACGCATTTCGTTGGAG ttgGGTACAAAGACCTCGGGtgaatgtgtgcatatgtattacTTCTGGAAGAAACTTTGTGTTGACTACAAAGTATCACATCTTAAAACGGAAACGCCACCTCCACCACCAATGAACGATCCGAAGCCGTATGTCTGCGAAGTGCCGGATTGCTCTGCG AGCTTTACCTCAAAAGCTGCCCTGCATGGTCACACTCGCATACATACCTACGGTAGAAATGCTAATAGCCatcataacaacaataacaataataatcacAACAATAATGCTACAAGCAACACTACTAATCCGAACGGTGCCACAGCGGTTGGCTCAACAAGCGTCGTCCAACAGACTAACGGCTGTGCGTCACAGACACAATCTCAAACGGGCGTCGGCGGTGCGAGTGCCTCCGGTGCATTACCCAAAGACGCTAGTCAGAGCGGCGTGCCCGGTGCCGCTAGCACCGCCAAGGAGATCGACTTTCCCTGCAAGGTGTGCGGCAA agtttttaataaagtgaagAGTAGAAGCGCACACATGAAGACACATCGCGTGcaggagcagcagcagcagcagcaacaacaacaacaacagcaacatcaacaacaattatcCGCTGAAGCGAACACCAGGAGTAACAATACAGTTGCGTCTGCGCAAAACCAACAGCTAAGCGCGAATCAAAGTCACcaccaccagcaacaacaacaatcgtcGATTGAGCAAAAATCCTGA
- the LOC106615214 gene encoding uncharacterized protein isoform X2, with product MHQKSKVQKSIHLPLTSLSSPRVLMCSASVGTEGSVTLQLRDSSDSNQSPAQTSLENALTIGYPDPEMLADVFGSLQTASFKNHSSALVSTSSTTITNHNTNPISSNSSNCNNNKTTKTLTNGTSSAPSNSSISTSTSAPANKVTISRRNQTSVATVTTTNAATTTAHTTAKSSVQTVSTATNTTNKTTSSYVKNCLIRSSSCSNTNNVTSLAQIMSNSSTSSSSSLLNHSNTNSNSNCSSNSNFSSSSSSNDSIVSVNSNNSGGGVLKSGGSSKSVTASAATGATLKKNRTKLSSPTRHGPQQCQICSKIFGNASALAKHKLTHSDERKYVCAMCSKAFKRQDHLNGHMMTHRNKKPYECKAEGCGKSYCDARSLRRHTENHHSGIITPQNQTLSPTSSTPNGLSLSPATASGDASSPDGATCIRTYISTGGSIVDAATGVALTEDQIKAINLPIKTGVTLLSPTSTSSASSVSGVSLPASSPTISLAETSIVDAGEGLTREQLDLISKIMQQTKQTSAQVTVSSPTSVNSYKVDTNPSSSTLGGTGSHHAVSGSSGRPRTWNMQLLNTQNVSIAVDESNSDATSSTATSPIEAKEEEVNQQFVAAINPHLLNIVKMDQKQVECNLCHRKFKNIPALNGHMRLHGGYFKKDPETKKTEKKEPSGPPLQTASIGVRALIEEKIISKRKDMNKGAFVVPAPPSSVSSTSTIRRSISDLESFLSPKSHSHNGNIGGGNGVNSSNNNTSSQNSPTATTTTMLPAATTIKNFSGGTLGLQQIGISQGIEIFSAKQQKTVGNVSHSLGMGLSAALQANSATMNPSTMKSAATTNTTTTKGTSTDPKDSTLIELLKRGTRIAVTAKKPLNSTNPITNMGSSSSNNGNGGSRQIITNNNRTVIIPSDVQVLPTRMAKSNANVLRSSTPASLALNDTTPLSLTISQSGDGSLGGDVYTVTYSSDTSGFFDDAEVYNVADTDMLLQTVDSMQLLNDDSQQLKSEHSEQFGSVTGVGITEGDQTDNSGNCIQAEYLKLEADGSVNAMPTTLPTFQQFHSKELIMQNSAQIQAVTSMRANAHQLGTLSSPINSPLAYPTPPSSHENMTQSSPYVDDGHQYSEVTNAFFNEKCSADFLTQSATEVTFFKSNDNQHELTDTEKILKLKTVLEESAFDGSIKVEDLLNGTQDDDTECDLRDFAESNLAFLDEDQEFLNDSRNATSPLPESFFTGSIGTAEEVKEVLRDVLPDENINLNCEEQSGENIIDLYYLPGLGLQSQMMPNSDDPLLSSSPRDFGQQRGQIIQTTQQVHVQPQQQSQQSLPQSQQLQHTTQQMLYAQQMEHQMQQQQQQQQQTSTGGDYVGNQLAMAMQQTVGDGNDTPATLQYNLQNLPQVQNQQQYIDVNTPIQHVSTLDGGILQQQLVFTGSTDKQEIHITGQQGDMSLLSAGSSINTDTNIYFASNSSNSNNSMSALQQIGNQSSACNLPISSSSCQLPAASTVISTLQPLSNQTNSILKRRLRPHNSSDCSTSQSFAKYHPLSPYRSKLRKPSRTHYTPAPILNPDRKGVGLYCSVRKQLNTGLLGFDSFDDDFDDPVGLVDFSDESKVNLGSAYQAQVPPCRERIHSAGSDAATDGELCKTTSCFDVEEPVGAEQLWDPTVQTDEKILMRYIDLSKSSAVPLGSHTEEVALHTLLKAQGNMAAAVLTLLQTPSNAFQMKWSATELEVFLKGLERHGKDFGRISLELGTKTSGECVHMYYFWKKLCVDYKVSHLKTETPPPPPMNDPKPYVCEVPDCSASFTSKAALHGHTRIHTYGRNANSHHNNNNNNNHNNNATSNTTNPNGATAVGSTSVVQQTNGCASQTQSQTGVGGASASGALPKDASQSGVPGAASTAKEIDFPCKVCGKVFNKVKSRSAHMKTHRVQEQQQQQQQQQQQQHQQQLSAEANTRSNNTVASAQNQQLSANQSHHHQQQQQSSIEQKS from the exons CAACAGCAGCATCTCCACGTCCACCTCCGCACCTGCGAACAAAGTCACAATCAGTCGTCGCAATCAAACCAGCGTggcaacagtaacaacaacaaacgccgCAACAACAACGGCGCACACGACGGCCAAGTCATCCGTGCAAACGGTGTCCACAGCAACGAATACCACCAACAAGACGACCAGCAGCTACGTCAAGAATTGCCTGATACGCAGCAGCAGTtgcagcaacaccaacaacgTCACCTCGTTGGCACAGATAATGAGCAATAGCAGCACGAGCAGCTCATCGTCGCTACTGAATCATAGCAACAcgaacagcaacagcaattgcAGCAGCAACAGTAATTTTAGTTCGTCGAGCAGCAGCAACGACAGCATAGTCAgtgtcaacagcaacaacagtggCGGCGGCGTTCTGAAGAGCGGCGGCAGCAGCAAAAGTGTCACGGCGAGCGCTGCGACGGGCGCGACGCTCAAGAAGAATCGCACCAAATTATCTTCTCCAACGCGTCATGGACCACAACAGTGCCAG ATCTGTAGTAAAATCTTTGGAAATGCGTCAGCGCTGGCGAAGCACAAACTGACGCACAGCGACGAGCGGAAATACGTGTGTGCGATGTGTTCGAAGGCGTTTAAGCGACAAGATCACTT AAATGGCCACATGATGACACATCGCAACAAAAAGCCATACGAATGCAAAGCTGAGGGCTGCGGCAAATCATACTGTGATGCACGTTCCCTGCGCCGTCACACCGAGAATCATCATTCGGGCATAATAACACCACAAAATCAAACACTTTCACCAACCTCGAGCACACCGAACGGCCTAAGTCTTTCACCGGCCACAGCAAGTG GGGATGCCAGTTCACCGGACGGTGCTACATGCATACGCACTTACATCTCTACAGGTGGCAGTATTGTTGATGCGGCCACCGGAGTTGCGCTAACCGAAGACCAAATAAAAGCCATCAATTTGCCCATTAAGACCGGTGTCACTCTGCTTTCGCCCACTTCAACGTCGTCTGCGTCATCTGTGAGTGGCGTTTCGTTGCCCGCCTCGTCACCTACGATTTCCCTCGCCGAGACGAGTATTGTGGACGCCGGTGAGGGTTTGACGCGCGAGCAATTAGATTTGATCAGTAAGATTATGCAACAGACGAAGCAAACGAGCGCACAGGTGACGGTCTCTTCACCTACCAGCGTTAATTCTTACAAAGTAGACACAAATCCATCTTCGTCTACACTTGGTGGGACGGGATCACATCATGCAGTGAGCGGTTCATCGGGTCGACCGCGTACATGGAACATGCAACTA TTAAACACGCAAAATGTATCCATAGCTGTCGATGAGTCCAATTCCGATGCGACGTCTAGCACAGCAACATCGCCCATTGAAGCCAAAGAAGAGGAGGTTAATCAACAATTTGTGGCCGCCATTAATCCGCATCTCTTGAATATTGTCAAGATGGATCAGAAGCAAGTAGAATGCAATTTGTGTCACCGCAAGTTTAAGAATATACCAGCACTCAACGGACATATGCGGCTCCATGGAGGCTATTTTAAAAAAGACCCCGAGACCAAAAAGACCGAAAAGAAAGAGCCCAGCGGTCCACCGCTGCAGACAGCCAGTATTGGCGTGCGTGCGCTGATCGAAGAGAAAATCATCAGTAAACGCAAAGATATGAACAAG GGTGCCTTCGTAGTTCCTGCACCACCTAGTAGCGTGTCCAGCACTTCCACAATCCGACGATCGATTAGCGATCTAGAAAGTTTCCTTAGTCCCAAATCACACAGCCACAATGGCAACATCGGCGGCGGTAATGGTGTCAACAGTAGTAACAACAACACATCTAGTCAGAATTCGCCCACCGCCACCACAACGACTATGCTACCTGCCGCAACTACAATCAAAAATTTCAGTGGTGGCACATTGGGCTTGCAGCAAATCGGCATTTCGCAGGGTATCGAAATTTTTAGCGCAAAGCAACAGAAGACAGTTGGTAATGTGAGCCATAGTTTGGGTATGGGCTTGAGTGCCGCTCTCCAAGCGAACAGTGCAACGATGAATCCGTCAACGATGAAATCTGCAGCAACGACAAATACAACGACTACCAAGGGAACTTCGACCGATCCGAAAGACTCTACACTCATTGAGTTATTGAAGCGCGGAACGCGCATCGCCGTCACTGCCAAGAAGCCACTAAACAGTACAAACCCAATAACAAATATGGGAAGCAGTAGCAGTAATAACGGCAATGGCGGATCGCGTCAAATAATCACCAACAACAATCGCACTGTGATTATACCGTCCGACGTGCAGGTTCTACCCACCCGTATGGCCAAGTCGAATGCTAATGTCTTGCGATCTTCTACCCCCGCCAGCCTTGCTCTGAACGACACGACGCCACTATCACTCACCATATCGCAGAGTGGTGACGGCAGTTTAGGTGGTGATGTGTATACGGTCACTTATAGCAGTGACACCTCGGGATTTTTTGATGATGCCGAGGTCTATAATGTCGCTGACACGGATATGTTGCTGCAGACAGTAGATTCAATGCAGTTACTCAACGATGACTCGCAACAATTAAAAAGCGAACATTCCGAACAATTTGGCTCTGTGACTGGCGTGGGGATCACGGAAGGCGATCAAACCGACAATAGCGGTAATTGCATTCAAGCCGAATACTTGAAGTTAGAAGCCGACGGTAGTGTCAATGCTATGCCCACCACTTTACCTACTTTCCAACAATTTCATTCCAAGGAGTTAATCATGCAAAATAGTGCCCAGATACAGGCTGTGACTAGCATGCGTGCCAACGCGCATCAACTGGGTACATTATCCTCACCTATAAATTCTCCGCTCGCATATCCAACGCCACCCTCCAGTCATGAAAATATGACGCAATCGTCGCCCTACGTCGATGATGGACACCAGTATTCCGAAGTCACAAACGCTTTCTTCAATGAGAAATGCAGCGCCGATTTCCTCACGCAGTCCGCAACCGAAGTGACTTTCTTCAAAAGCAACGACAATCAGCATGAGCTCACCGACACcgagaaaatattgaaattgaagACCGTGTTGGAGGAGAGCGCTTTCGATGGTTCCATTAAGGTAGAAGATTTACTGAATGGTACGCAGGATGATGACACCGAATGTGATTTACGTGACTTTGCTGAAAGCAATCTGGCATTCTTGGATGAAGACCAGGAGTTTCTGAATGATTCGCGGAATGCAACTTCGCCTTTACCCGAATCATTTTTCACCGGCAGTATTGGTACAGCCGAAGAAGTGAAAGAGGTATTGCGCGATGTGTTACCCGATGAAAATATCAATCTGAATTGCGAAGAGCAATCGGGTGAGAATATTATTGACTTGTATTATTTGCCGGGTTTGGGCTTACAATCGCAAATGATGCCCAATTCGGATGACCCGCTCTTATCCTCATCTCCGAGAGATTTCGGTCAGCAGCGGGGACAAATTATACAAACGACGCAGCAGGTTCATGTTCAGCCGCAACAACAAAGTCAACAATCGCTACCACAATCGCAGCAATTGCAGCATACTACACAGCAAATGCTGTACGCGCAGCAAATGGAACATcaaatgcaacagcaacagcaacagcagcaacaaacatCTACCGGTGGAGACTACGTTGGTAATCAATTAGCAATGGCAATGCAACAAACAGTCGGGGACGGTAATGACACACCCGCGACGCTACAGTACAATCTACAAAATCTACCGCAAGTACAAAACCAGCAACAATACATTGACGTAAACACACCGATTCAGCATGTTTCCACGCTTGATGGTGGCATATTACAGCAGCAGCTAGTCTTTACAGGTTCGACCGACAAACAGGAAATACATATAACAGGACAACAAGGCGATATGAGTCTTCTGTCCGCCGGTAGCTCCATTAATACCGACACCAATATCTACTTCGCCAGCAACTCCAGTAATTCCAACAACTCAATGTCCGCTTTGCAACAAATAGGCAATCAGTCGAGTGCCTGCAATCTGCCTATCTCATCGTCCTCATGTCAGCTACCTGCGGCTTCTACAGTAATTTCTACGCTGCAACCCCTCTCCAACCAAACCAATTCCATACTGAAGCGTCGTCTGCGACCGCACAATTCCAGTGACTGCAGCACTTCACAAAGTTTTGCCAAATATCATCCGCTCTCACCGTATCGCTCCAAATTGCGCAAACCTTCGCGTACGCATTATACACCGGCGCCTATACTTAATCCCGATCGTAAAGGTGTCGGACTGTATTGCAGTGTGCGCAAGCAACTCAACACGGGCCTGCTTGGTTTCGATAGCTTTGACGATGATTTTGATGATCCGGTGGGTTTAGTCGACTTTTCGGATGAATCAAAGGTCAATCTGGGCTCGGCGTATCAAGCACAAGTACCGCCTTGTCGAGAGCGCATTCACAGTGCGGGTAGCGATGCTGCAACCGATGGTGAGCTGTGCAAAACCACATCTTGTTTCGACGTCGAAGAGCCTGTGGGTGCGGAGCAATTGTGGGACCCCACCGTACAAACAGATGAGAAGATTTTGATGCGCTACATTGACCTGAGCAAATCATCGGCAGTGCCGCTGGGCAGTCACACCGAAGAAGTAGCGCTGCACACACTACTCAAAGCACAAGGAAATATGGCTGCGGCAGTACTAACTCTACTTCAAACACCGTCGAATGCATTCCAGATGAAATGGTCCGCTACCGAATTGGAGGTGTTCTTAAAAGGACTGGAACGCCATGGCAAAGATTTTGGACGCATTTCGTTGGAG ttgGGTACAAAGACCTCGGGtgaatgtgtgcatatgtattacTTCTGGAAGAAACTTTGTGTTGACTACAAAGTATCACATCTTAAAACGGAAACGCCACCTCCACCACCAATGAACGATCCGAAGCCGTATGTCTGCGAAGTGCCGGATTGCTCTGCG AGCTTTACCTCAAAAGCTGCCCTGCATGGTCACACTCGCATACATACCTACGGTAGAAATGCTAATAGCCatcataacaacaataacaataataatcacAACAATAATGCTACAAGCAACACTACTAATCCGAACGGTGCCACAGCGGTTGGCTCAACAAGCGTCGTCCAACAGACTAACGGCTGTGCGTCACAGACACAATCTCAAACGGGCGTCGGCGGTGCGAGTGCCTCCGGTGCATTACCCAAAGACGCTAGTCAGAGCGGCGTGCCCGGTGCCGCTAGCACCGCCAAGGAGATCGACTTTCCCTGCAAGGTGTGCGGCAA agtttttaataaagtgaagAGTAGAAGCGCACACATGAAGACACATCGCGTGcaggagcagcagcagcagcagcaacaacaacaacaacagcaacatcaacaacaattatcCGCTGAAGCGAACACCAGGAGTAACAATACAGTTGCGTCTGCGCAAAACCAACAGCTAAGCGCGAATCAAAGTCACcaccaccagcaacaacaacaatcgtcGATTGAGCAAAAATCCTGA